TGTCATCGATATGGTTGTAAGCGAGCAGTATTTGCGAGGATTCGCGAAGCAGAGAACTCAGGAGATCAAACATTGGCAGCTGTATGTGCGAATGGGGTTGAGTGAAAGTCACGAACACTCACAAGAAATTGAAAAGCTCAACTTTGTTGATTGGTTTGCTGCGCAGTTAGAAGAGTTGGGTGTAAGCCAAGTGGATGAATTAGAGATGTTCAACGCAGAAGATATCCCGTTTGCCGGTATTCCTTATTGGGAATATGAGGAGTTTGCAGAAAAATACCCTTTCCATTTATCATTGGCCGATCTTCATATCGATGTTGAATACCTTCCTCAAAGAAAGCTTGTGTATGTTCATTACTCGAGCGGTGGACGTAAAACACCACCTAAGCGTTGGGAGCTACCAGTTTGGTCTGGTTGGCGCATTCAATATAAGAAAGCAAGTCGTGTTGTGGATGTGAAATAAGAGGAATTACTTCAATTTGTAAAATATTAATCAAATAGGCGCATATATGAGTTTTCAGTTCGTCTTTTGTTACAAAATTGATTTTTATATGCCATTTTAACCAATCAAAAGGTCATAAAAGACCATTCTTCTATATCCTATTGCTATATAGAAAGAGTTGGTGGATATTAAAAGTATATTGTGTTGCCAATGTGTCGGGGGACATCATGGATAAACAAAAAGAGACCTGTGTAGAATTTGATTACACAAACTTTCTTGGCGCGTCATGCGATAAAAAATGGACTTTTCTAGAAGCACTCACCACATTTGCCCCTGTGTTCGGTACAGTATGGAAAGATAGTATTAAAGATCTATCGACTCCGGAAGATCGTTTATGGGAAAAGGCACTCAAATCACTCTCTACGAGGAAGAGTGACGAATCAAACATCGTAGTGTTACTTAAATTGGCAAAGTTGGAAGGTATCAACGAACTGAAAGTTGTAATGCCATATTCGTTGGAAGATGAACAGATCGAGTACATTGAATCACGGAGCCACTTGGTGATCACCGGAAATTCGGCTGAAGAGTTCACAATCAAGTTATAGATAGCAAGGCGTTATCTCAACGTGGAGTTCGATGACGAATTAAGTCTAATGCTGATAAAGGGCCGCTTATCTACTTCATTAATTCATTTATTTGATTAATAAAGTGGTAAGTGGCCCTTTGAGTAACAAACCTTATTGATAAAAATGAATGTTAGTCGATTAGGTCGTACTCAGCGCGTAGGATGTCGACGATCTCTTGTTTTGGATTCTCGCTCAGTTCAATCTTACTGCCTGTGATCTTTTCAGCAATATCAAGGTAGGTGCGAGACAGGGACATTAAGGCATCAAGCGGCAGTTCGTTATCACGTGCTAATGCTTCGCGTTCAGGCATACGCTCTTTGTTAAGTAGAATATCGGCATCTGGGAAGTGGTTTAACAAGAACTGGCGGAAGCCTTCTTTCGAGTTCTCTACGATGTTGCCTTTGTTGTACTCTTGAGTATCCCAAATACGTGATGAATCTGGCGTGCCAACTTCATCCATGTAAATAAGCTTTTCATTGCCCTGAGCATCATTGACGTAACCAAACTCAAACTTGGTATCAACGAAGGTCTGATCAACCTT
The Vibrio pelagius genome window above contains:
- a CDS encoding transporter produces the protein MDKQKETCVEFDYTNFLGASCDKKWTFLEALTTFAPVFGTVWKDSIKDLSTPEDRLWEKALKSLSTRKSDESNIVVLLKLAKLEGINELKVVMPYSLEDEQIEYIESRSHLVITGNSAEEFTIKL